The following are from one region of the Pseudomonas putida genome:
- a CDS encoding response regulator produces MKHYNALLENLARSSLRLNKGMTVLLGLALLLAGFSLWSIERLVDEHSDTVSIHFARLMENIQEQETFLQSLVQRSAQGQLLDFPRTLEPVLTPLPEEGPDIYKGEVFPFSMPFSLKLDRRNFADGDVSEVYTQGANLASFYSMFWSASPYRSPQVFLFSPDARYDITVPAAGRGRGKPEEEPFIDVIRQVMARQPRAEDWRPGGGIIWRSYVEQPDQASPPRVLAYANVILHSANADSQRMQVASLVDLAQIDDFERIMDWTVYDHFNLIAPSGEVLIGTPATLEGVHEGLNIKPEGLVFRLHEQANGGWSAVYTVTYRHFFRYAFWSLTSIAVTFLVLIGLGRVAIRWYQRQVILPARAAHETIAESEAFNRVVIDTAPTGLCVVRNGDHEVLLENQRAQQWQGTQELVNTLASTVGEASSGEHYLQVAGRHLQVGFVSTRYHGEDVRLYAFNDVTRHVEDAQALDEARRAADAANTAKTLFLATMSHEIRTPLYGVLGTLELLGLTQLDARQQGYLHTIQRSSATLFQLISDVLDVTKIESGQMALEPVTFCPLELLEDTVRTYRAFAERKGLLLYACHDARLPAQVVGDPIRIRQILNNLLSNAIKFTDTGRVVLRTRVLTLDANQVSLQFQVADTGIGISQAQQARLFELFYQVADASSESGAGLGLPICGWLAEMMGGRIKVVSEPGLGSSFSLTVSLPLAEGALSDCPNLVPDPTPVYVRAPIPELAQHGVDWLQRLGIAATLTIPPLEQDNPQALLVDLLDCPDAASWHGQRICACSGGPAPGAFIDGCWRVDLHDVRAIAQVIALVRQGGVPDSHYCAQQQRAALRLHVLVAEDNPINQAILQEQLEALGCTTVVAANGEQAMQRWQPGLFDLVLTDVNMPLMNGYELARTLRQHDARLPIIGVTANALREEGQRCLEVGMNAWMVKPLSLQALRSHLLRLCRPVLADGPSHAQADTHGTSPLPATGDTVQVPASMRALFISTMHEDLQQLRLALVQRDHRRLGERLHSVAGALGAVQARALSEQCCLLEDALANSPLDATLTARIREVLDKLSAMLDSLA; encoded by the coding sequence ATGAAACACTACAACGCCCTGCTGGAAAACCTGGCCCGCAGCTCTTTGCGCCTGAACAAAGGCATGACCGTGCTGCTGGGCCTGGCACTGCTGCTGGCCGGCTTCAGCCTGTGGTCGATCGAGCGCCTGGTCGATGAACACAGCGATACGGTCAGCATCCATTTCGCCCGCCTGATGGAAAATATCCAGGAGCAGGAAACCTTCCTCCAGTCCCTCGTACAACGCAGCGCCCAGGGGCAGCTGCTCGACTTCCCTCGTACGCTCGAACCCGTGCTGACGCCACTGCCCGAAGAAGGGCCGGACATTTACAAGGGCGAGGTTTTCCCGTTCTCCATGCCGTTCAGCCTCAAGCTCGACCGGCGCAATTTCGCTGACGGCGACGTGTCGGAGGTCTACACCCAGGGAGCGAACCTGGCCAGTTTCTACAGCATGTTCTGGTCAGCCTCGCCCTACCGCTCGCCGCAGGTATTCCTGTTCTCGCCGGATGCCCGTTACGACATCACGGTGCCCGCTGCAGGGCGTGGGCGCGGCAAGCCCGAGGAAGAACCATTCATCGACGTCATCCGCCAGGTCATGGCGCGCCAGCCACGCGCCGAGGACTGGCGCCCGGGAGGCGGGATCATCTGGCGCAGTTATGTCGAACAGCCGGACCAGGCCTCCCCGCCGCGCGTGCTGGCGTATGCCAATGTCATCCTGCACTCGGCCAACGCCGACAGCCAGCGCATGCAAGTGGCGTCGCTGGTGGACCTGGCGCAGATCGACGATTTTGAACGCATCATGGACTGGACGGTGTATGACCACTTCAACCTCATCGCCCCGTCCGGCGAAGTGCTCATCGGTACGCCTGCCACCCTGGAGGGCGTGCACGAGGGCCTCAACATCAAACCCGAGGGCCTCGTGTTCCGTCTCCACGAACAGGCCAACGGCGGCTGGAGCGCGGTCTACACCGTGACCTACCGGCACTTTTTCCGCTACGCGTTCTGGTCGCTGACCAGTATTGCCGTCACCTTCCTGGTGCTCATCGGGCTGGGCCGGGTAGCAATCCGCTGGTATCAGCGTCAGGTCATCCTGCCGGCACGCGCCGCCCATGAAACCATCGCCGAAAGCGAAGCCTTCAACCGGGTGGTCATCGATACCGCCCCGACCGGCCTGTGCGTGGTGCGTAACGGCGACCACGAAGTGCTGCTGGAGAACCAGCGGGCGCAGCAATGGCAGGGCACCCAGGAACTGGTCAACACCCTCGCCTCGACGGTGGGCGAGGCTAGCAGCGGCGAACATTACCTGCAGGTCGCAGGTCGCCATCTGCAGGTGGGTTTCGTGTCGACCCGCTACCACGGCGAAGACGTGCGCCTTTATGCATTCAACGACGTAACCCGCCACGTCGAGGACGCCCAGGCGCTGGACGAGGCGCGCCGCGCCGCCGATGCCGCCAACACCGCCAAGACCCTGTTCCTGGCGACCATGAGCCACGAGATCCGCACCCCGCTGTACGGCGTGCTGGGCACCCTCGAGCTGCTCGGCCTGACGCAGCTGGATGCTCGCCAACAAGGCTACCTGCACACCATCCAGCGCTCCTCGGCAACCCTGTTCCAGCTGATCAGCGACGTGCTCGACGTGACCAAGATCGAGTCCGGGCAAATGGCGCTCGAGCCGGTAACGTTCTGCCCGCTGGAACTGCTCGAGGACACCGTGCGCACCTATCGCGCCTTCGCCGAGCGCAAGGGCTTGCTGCTGTATGCCTGCCACGACGCCCGCCTGCCGGCCCAGGTGGTGGGCGACCCGATACGCATCCGCCAGATCCTCAACAACCTGCTGAGCAACGCCATCAAGTTCACTGACACCGGCCGGGTGGTGCTGCGTACCCGCGTGCTGACGCTCGACGCCAACCAGGTCAGCCTGCAATTCCAGGTTGCCGATACCGGCATCGGCATTTCCCAGGCGCAGCAGGCCAGGTTGTTCGAATTGTTCTACCAGGTCGCCGACGCCTCCAGCGAGAGCGGCGCAGGCCTGGGCCTGCCGATCTGCGGCTGGCTGGCCGAGATGATGGGCGGCCGGATCAAGGTGGTCAGCGAGCCGGGCCTGGGCAGCAGCTTCTCGCTCACCGTCAGCCTGCCGCTGGCCGAAGGGGCGCTGAGCGACTGCCCGAACCTGGTGCCCGACCCGACCCCGGTGTACGTGCGTGCGCCGATACCGGAACTTGCCCAGCATGGCGTCGACTGGCTGCAGCGCCTGGGCATCGCCGCAACCTTGACGATTCCCCCCCTGGAGCAGGACAACCCCCAGGCCTTGCTGGTCGACCTGCTCGACTGCCCGGATGCTGCCAGCTGGCATGGCCAGCGGATCTGCGCTTGCAGCGGCGGCCCGGCCCCCGGCGCATTCATCGACGGCTGCTGGCGGGTAGACCTGCATGACGTGCGCGCCATCGCCCAGGTCATCGCCCTGGTGCGCCAGGGCGGCGTGCCCGATAGTCACTATTGTGCGCAGCAGCAACGTGCCGCCCTGCGCCTGCATGTGCTGGTGGCCGAGGACAATCCGATCAACCAGGCGATCCTTCAGGAGCAACTCGAGGCGCTGGGCTGCACCACGGTCGTCGCGGCCAACGGCGAACAGGCCATGCAACGCTGGCAGCCAGGCCTGTTCGACCTGGTCTTGACCGATGTGAACATGCCGTTGATGAATGGCTACGAGCTGGCCAGAACCCTGCGCCAGCACGACGCCCGTCTGCCGATCATCGGCGTTACCGCCAATGCCCTGCGCGAAGAGGGCCAGCGCTGCCTCGAGGTGGGCATGAATGCCTGGATGGTCAAACCGTTGAGCCTGCAGGCCTTGCGCAGCCATCTGCTCCGTCTGTGCCGGCCGGTCCTGGCCGATGGGCCCAGCCATGCGCAAGCGGACACCCACGGCACCTCGCCCCTGCCTGCCACCGGCGACACTGTGCAAGTGCCCGCCAGCATGCGCGCGCTGTTCATCAGCACCATGCACGAGGACCTGCAGCAGTTGCGCCTGGCCCTCGTACAACGCGACCATCGGCGTCTTGGCGAGCGCCTGCACAGCGTCGCCGGGGCCCTGGGCGCGGTGCAGGCCAGAGCCCTGTCCGAGCAGTGCTGCTTACTTGAGGACGCGCTGGCCAACTCGCCGCTCGACGCTACCCTGACGGCCAGGATACGGGAGGTGCTGGACAAGCTGTCGGCAATGCTCGACAGCCTTGCATAG
- a CDS encoding EAL domain-containing protein: MKSFNILIVEDHPFQHMYLQHLFSELGSFNLEAARDGQEALERLRQRDFDLVLTDLLMPGMDGVQFIQHLAGLRHKPGLAIMSAASRRMLMAASLVAKNLGVDVLGLISKPVEPSALRSLIDQLQLHHQAPAQATATTSEFDRQTLVDALNNRAFQAWFQPKKSLHNGRIVAAEALVRWMHPEQGVLLPGTFLPALKAFGLEERLLWVMLKQAMDAQARWRERGYDIPVSINLPTHLLNSHDLADRLLEFVLHHQGVPGKLCFELMECSIPEQLSNFYAGACRLRMKGFGLSQDDFGKGYSSYMSLVSTPFTELKIDRALVQRCDESESLASALASIVALGRKLGLTVVAEGVETPEELELLRKVDCNQVQGFLISHAVSAEQFQRLLHSDGPPSAY; encoded by the coding sequence TTGAAGTCCTTTAACATCCTGATTGTCGAAGACCACCCGTTCCAGCATATGTACCTGCAACACCTGTTCAGCGAACTCGGCAGCTTCAACCTGGAAGCGGCCCGGGATGGTCAGGAAGCCCTGGAGCGCCTGCGCCAGCGTGACTTCGACCTGGTCCTGACCGACCTGCTGATGCCCGGCATGGATGGTGTGCAGTTCATCCAGCACCTCGCCGGGCTGCGCCACAAGCCAGGCCTGGCGATCATGAGCGCGGCCTCGCGGCGCATGCTGATGGCGGCCAGCCTAGTGGCCAAGAACCTCGGCGTGGACGTGCTCGGGCTGATCTCCAAGCCCGTCGAGCCCAGCGCGCTGCGCAGCCTGATCGACCAATTGCAGCTGCACCATCAGGCGCCGGCCCAGGCCACGGCGACCACCTCCGAATTCGACCGCCAGACCCTGGTCGACGCCTTGAACAACCGGGCCTTCCAGGCCTGGTTCCAACCCAAGAAGTCCTTGCACAATGGCCGCATCGTCGCAGCCGAGGCGCTGGTGCGCTGGATGCATCCGGAGCAAGGGGTGCTTTTGCCTGGCACCTTCCTGCCGGCGCTCAAAGCCTTCGGCCTGGAGGAACGGCTGCTGTGGGTGATGCTCAAGCAAGCCATGGATGCCCAGGCGCGCTGGCGGGAACGGGGCTATGACATCCCGGTCTCGATCAACCTGCCGACCCACCTGCTGAACAGCCATGACCTGGCCGACCGCCTGCTGGAGTTCGTCCTGCACCACCAGGGCGTGCCCGGCAAGCTCTGCTTCGAGTTGATGGAATGCTCCATTCCCGAACAGCTGAGCAACTTCTACGCGGGCGCCTGCCGTCTGCGGATGAAAGGTTTCGGCCTGTCCCAGGACGACTTCGGCAAAGGCTACAGCTCCTACATGAGCCTGGTCTCGACGCCCTTCACCGAGCTCAAGATCGACCGCGCGCTGGTGCAGCGTTGCGATGAAAGCGAGAGCCTGGCCTCGGCCCTGGCCAGCATCGTCGCCCTGGGCCGCAAACTCGGCCTCACGGTGGTGGCCGAAGGGGTCGAGACACCGGAGGAGCTCGAACTGCTGCGCAAGGTCGATTGCAACCAGGTACAGGGCTTTCTGATTTCCCATGCCGTGTCGGCGGAACAGTTCCAGCGCCTGCTGCACAGCGACGGCCCGCCCTCGGCCTACTGA
- a CDS encoding fimbrial protein — protein sequence MTLIRKHLLGLLFIVASCPATSYALSCKLDPSKEAVLKEALGTALAVPADAPDGTIIWESAQHSLPVICADDYETGIREDVYFYVNPAKANIGKGIRVGIRYGSQTITQSSGAVTTGYNSLHGCTWANCAGWDKARFTLNFTVFIEKYGATPTDGQASTLGEYRVFQLDGRGGLNPKPNSNLNYVVTGMNNIRFVPCSPELTILPSVVNFRRALASSAQVGQVASSADFSLDLVRSCDTPYTVNARFTPVVGSASVIDKLLVPSNNSSVGIALTQQDSNQPVPFDSWFKLAELTAPGVIRNAFRADLIWRSAAIPGPFEAMALVDLYYK from the coding sequence ATGACCCTGATCCGCAAACACTTGCTGGGCCTGTTATTCATCGTCGCCAGCTGCCCCGCCACCAGTTACGCACTGTCCTGCAAGCTGGACCCGTCCAAGGAGGCGGTACTCAAGGAGGCACTGGGCACCGCACTGGCGGTACCGGCCGACGCGCCCGACGGCACGATCATCTGGGAGTCGGCGCAACACTCGCTTCCGGTCATATGCGCCGACGACTATGAAACCGGTATAAGGGAAGACGTCTATTTCTACGTAAACCCGGCCAAGGCCAATATCGGCAAGGGCATACGGGTCGGGATTCGCTACGGCTCGCAGACCATTACCCAGAGTTCGGGCGCCGTCACCACGGGCTACAACTCGCTTCATGGTTGCACCTGGGCGAACTGTGCGGGCTGGGACAAGGCCCGCTTCACCCTGAACTTCACCGTGTTCATCGAAAAGTACGGCGCAACGCCAACCGATGGGCAAGCCAGCACGCTCGGCGAATACCGGGTATTCCAGCTGGACGGCAGAGGTGGCCTCAATCCCAAGCCCAACAGCAACCTCAACTATGTGGTCACCGGCATGAACAACATCCGCTTCGTGCCTTGCTCGCCTGAATTGACCATCCTGCCTTCGGTGGTCAATTTCCGCCGTGCCCTGGCCAGCTCGGCACAGGTCGGCCAAGTCGCCAGCTCGGCCGACTTCAGCCTCGACCTGGTGCGGTCCTGCGACACGCCCTACACCGTCAATGCTCGCTTCACCCCGGTCGTTGGCAGCGCCAGTGTCATCGACAAACTGCTGGTACCCAGCAACAACAGCTCGGTTGGCATCGCCCTGACCCAGCAGGACAGCAACCAACCGGTGCCCTTCGACAGCTGGTTCAAGCTGGCCGAACTGACCGCGCCGGGCGTGATCCGCAACGCGTTCCGCGCCGACCTGATCTGGCGCTCGGCGGCCATCCCCGGTCCGTTCGAAGCCATGGCGCTGGTGGATCTTTATTACAAGTAA
- a CDS encoding molecular chaperone, producing the protein MSRLLHTLSRPAMAALLLMSLASTAWCQLKIEGTRLIYQGSAKEANINVVNRSGLDTVVQSWVSSPDEGRDTPFAVVPPLALIPANGQQLLRVLYAGQGLPEDRESLFWLNILEIPRKPEQADTLQFAIRQRLKLFYRPAGLPGSASAAADGLQWRAPQPGQIEVRNPSAFHVSLVDLRLDNPGQSQQLTDYILLRPGESLTLEAPSPLPVQSHLTFSELTDIGLQRHHRIALP; encoded by the coding sequence ATGTCGCGCCTGCTTCATACCCTCTCGCGCCCGGCCATGGCGGCACTCCTGCTGATGAGCCTGGCCTCCACTGCCTGGTGCCAGCTCAAGATCGAAGGCACGCGCCTGATCTACCAGGGCTCGGCCAAGGAAGCGAACATCAACGTGGTCAATCGCAGCGGCCTCGACACGGTCGTGCAGAGCTGGGTCAGCAGCCCCGACGAGGGCCGCGATACCCCCTTCGCGGTTGTCCCGCCGTTAGCCTTGATACCCGCCAACGGCCAGCAGCTGCTGCGGGTGCTGTACGCCGGCCAGGGCCTGCCCGAGGACAGGGAGTCACTGTTCTGGCTGAACATTCTCGAGATCCCGCGTAAACCCGAACAGGCCGACACCCTGCAGTTCGCCATCCGCCAGCGCCTGAAGCTGTTCTACCGCCCTGCCGGCCTGCCAGGCTCGGCCAGTGCGGCAGCCGATGGCCTGCAATGGCGCGCGCCCCAGCCCGGCCAGATCGAAGTGCGTAACCCGAGTGCCTTCCATGTCTCGCTGGTGGACCTGCGGCTCGACAACCCTGGGCAGTCGCAACAGCTAACGGACTATATCCTGCTGCGCCCGGGGGAATCGCTCACCCTCGAAGCACCTTCACCCTTGCCCGTGCAGAGCCACCTGACGTTCAGCGAACTCACCGATATCGGCCTGCAGAGGCACCACCGCATCGCGCTGCCGTGA
- a CDS encoding helix-turn-helix domain-containing protein, whose amino-acid sequence MQLHKARALLESGDYSVEAVSAQVGYQDATALRRLMRRLLNATPRQLRQR is encoded by the coding sequence GTGCAGTTGCACAAGGCCCGGGCGCTGCTCGAGTCTGGCGATTACTCCGTCGAAGCGGTCTCGGCGCAGGTCGGCTACCAGGACGCAACTGCGCTGCGGCGGCTGATGCGGCGCCTGCTCAATGCCACCCCGCGACAATTACGCCAGCGCTGA
- a CDS encoding tautomerase gives MQLHPLDQLPGGALPQRSLCWVLIEQVRGADWLCGGVNMHAQAIPCIVTVKVPTGVLDARMRKDYVQGLHQAIEHCVGQDDGRMLMTSIQLVDVADGTWGANGNLWHLADFTRAAGYGHLLARAPQP, from the coding sequence GTGCAACTGCACCCGCTGGATCAGCTGCCGGGTGGCGCGCTACCGCAGCGCAGCCTGTGCTGGGTGCTCATCGAGCAGGTGCGTGGCGCTGACTGGCTGTGTGGCGGGGTGAACATGCACGCCCAGGCCATTCCCTGCATCGTCACGGTAAAGGTGCCGACCGGGGTCCTCGATGCACGGATGCGCAAGGATTATGTGCAGGGCCTGCACCAGGCCATCGAACACTGCGTGGGGCAGGATGACGGGCGCATGCTGATGACGTCAATACAGCTGGTCGACGTCGCCGATGGCACCTGGGGCGCCAACGGCAACCTCTGGCATCTTGCCGATTTCACCCGCGCCGCCGGTTACGGCCATCTTCTCGCTCGCGCCCCGCAGCCATGA
- a CDS encoding XdhC family protein, translating into MQHLDVTVLEQALAWADEGHSVWLCTVLSTFGSAPRAPGAMLVAIQSGAHSGSLSGGCVEEAFLEALSRGEHAAPAQVICYGASAEQRRRLQLPCGGSLDVLVEHRRPSAEWRAHLGQLLDALRGQRRLTRVIDLESGLFSTRSRTDGSDTVVRTGSRLEIALGPALRLLLAGLSPVAEACAQFARALGFEVIACDPREEVAALSLEGVTVIPLLPSIYIANGGCHEATAVVALTHDPKIDDLALMEAVHTPAFYIGAMGSKRTSEKRAERLRRIGGLAPADVDRLHMPIGLDIGSRTPAEIALSVMADVLRVYRGKARTAL; encoded by the coding sequence ATGCAACATCTTGATGTGACGGTCCTGGAGCAGGCGCTGGCCTGGGCTGACGAAGGACACAGCGTGTGGCTGTGCACGGTCCTTTCCACCTTCGGTTCGGCACCGCGCGCGCCTGGCGCAATGCTGGTGGCCATCCAGTCCGGTGCGCACAGTGGCTCGTTGTCTGGCGGCTGCGTCGAGGAGGCGTTTCTCGAGGCGCTCAGCCGTGGCGAGCATGCCGCACCGGCACAGGTCATCTGCTACGGCGCCAGTGCCGAACAGCGCAGACGCTTGCAACTGCCGTGTGGCGGTAGCCTGGACGTGCTGGTCGAGCACAGGCGCCCGAGCGCCGAATGGCGGGCCCACCTGGGCCAGTTGCTCGACGCACTGCGCGGTCAACGTCGCCTGACCCGGGTGATCGACCTGGAAAGCGGCCTGTTCAGCACCCGCAGCCGCACCGACGGCAGCGACACCGTAGTGCGCACGGGAAGTCGCCTGGAGATCGCCCTGGGTCCGGCACTGCGCTTGCTGCTGGCAGGCCTGTCACCAGTTGCCGAGGCCTGCGCACAGTTCGCCCGGGCCCTGGGCTTTGAAGTGATCGCTTGCGATCCGCGAGAAGAAGTGGCCGCGCTGTCGCTCGAAGGTGTGACGGTGATTCCGCTACTGCCCTCGATCTACATCGCCAACGGCGGTTGTCACGAAGCGACGGCGGTGGTTGCGCTGACCCATGATCCTAAAATCGACGACCTCGCACTGATGGAGGCCGTGCACACGCCTGCCTTCTACATCGGTGCCATGGGCTCGAAACGGACCTCGGAAAAACGCGCGGAGCGATTGCGCCGGATCGGCGGCTTGGCGCCTGCGGATGTCGATCGCCTGCACATGCCCATCGGCCTGGATATCGGCTCCAGGACCCCCGCCGAAATTGCATTGTCGGTGATGGCTGATGTGCTGCGGGTGTATCGAGGTAAAGCGCGAACGGCGCTTTGA
- a CDS encoding molybdopterin-dependent oxidoreductase, which yields MSFTTEFGRRAFLQGGSLLMAFALMPAARKALADTEVDTLGTVVLAPDLPGSLRTNPYLDAWIRVGVEGVTVYTGKVELGTGVKTALLQIAAERLDVSPAAVTFLTADTALTPNEGYTAGSHTIFDSGTALFNAAAQVRQMLMESAARHWGVEVSSLHTGDAMITAPSGARMSYAEAVAGVDLHQYAKASSPDISPAQFKLIGHAIPRLDIPAKVSGGAAFVQDMRLPGMLHARVIRPPRPGCTLIGFDSQAIERLPGVVKVVEDGNYLAVVAKDEWQAIKAMRAGYAAARWTTGEVIPDQAVIHQLLPKLQSRRYPIQHEGQPTPSSGKTYRARVTKQYLMHGSIGPSCSLAWFTDGTLTVWTHTQGVFPLRAGIAEMLGLPLSAVRCIHAEGSGCYGHNGADDAAADAALIAMRMPGVPVRVQWMREQENLWEPYSSAMLSELEASLDSSGRINHWQYQLWTTPHNERITNAGRLVPARMLARPFISAPSVPIAQPEGDGDRNAIPLYQTGASDIDMHFISEMPFRTSAMRSLGAHINVFAIEACLDELAAQAGVDAIEFRLSHLTDPRARAVVERARDEFAWPRRSSAPGTGIGLGFARYKNIMGYCAVAVEIQVHPQTGEIEIQRVVTAVDVGQIVNPDGLRNQVEGGIVQSSSWTLYEAVSYDPGGVRSYDWSGYPILRFPQLPKHVEVHLIDQPGQPFLGAAEIVQGPMAAALGNAVADATGQRRLALPLTRKA from the coding sequence ATGTCGTTCACAACTGAGTTCGGTCGCCGCGCGTTCCTGCAGGGCGGCAGCCTGCTGATGGCATTCGCGCTGATGCCGGCCGCCCGCAAGGCGCTGGCCGATACCGAGGTGGATACCCTCGGTACTGTCGTGCTCGCCCCGGACCTGCCAGGCAGCCTGCGCACCAACCCGTACCTCGACGCGTGGATCAGGGTCGGCGTCGAAGGCGTTACCGTGTATACCGGCAAGGTGGAACTGGGCACCGGGGTAAAGACCGCGCTGTTGCAGATCGCCGCCGAGCGGCTGGACGTCTCGCCGGCAGCGGTCACTTTCCTCACGGCGGACACGGCGCTGACGCCGAACGAAGGCTACACGGCCGGCAGCCATACCATTTTCGACAGTGGCACGGCGCTGTTCAACGCCGCTGCGCAGGTGCGGCAGATGCTGATGGAATCAGCCGCCAGGCACTGGGGCGTGGAAGTGTCGTCGCTGCACACAGGCGATGCGATGATCACGGCCCCGTCCGGCGCCCGCATGAGCTATGCCGAGGCGGTGGCAGGCGTGGACTTGCATCAATATGCCAAGGCCAGCTCGCCGGACATTTCACCTGCGCAGTTCAAGCTCATCGGCCACGCCATCCCACGCCTGGATATTCCGGCCAAGGTCAGCGGTGGCGCGGCGTTCGTGCAGGACATGCGGCTGCCGGGCATGCTCCATGCCCGGGTGATCCGGCCACCAAGGCCGGGCTGCACGCTCATCGGCTTCGATAGCCAGGCAATTGAACGCCTGCCGGGCGTCGTCAAGGTGGTCGAGGATGGCAACTATCTCGCCGTGGTGGCCAAGGATGAATGGCAAGCGATCAAGGCAATGCGGGCGGGCTACGCGGCGGCGAGGTGGACCACTGGCGAGGTGATTCCGGACCAGGCCGTTATCCACCAACTGCTGCCCAAGTTGCAATCCAGGCGCTACCCCATCCAGCACGAAGGCCAGCCGACGCCTTCAAGTGGCAAGACCTATCGGGCGCGCGTCACCAAACAGTACCTGATGCACGGTTCCATCGGCCCCTCCTGTTCGCTGGCCTGGTTCACGGACGGTACGTTGACCGTCTGGACCCACACCCAGGGTGTGTTCCCGCTGCGTGCGGGCATCGCCGAAATGCTCGGCCTGCCGCTGAGTGCGGTACGCTGCATACATGCCGAAGGCTCCGGATGCTATGGCCACAACGGCGCCGATGATGCCGCAGCCGACGCGGCGCTCATCGCCATGCGCATGCCCGGTGTGCCGGTGCGCGTGCAGTGGATGCGTGAACAGGAAAACCTGTGGGAACCGTACAGCTCGGCCATGCTCAGCGAACTGGAGGCCAGCCTGGACAGCAGCGGACGCATCAACCACTGGCAGTACCAGCTGTGGACCACGCCGCATAACGAGCGCATCACCAACGCCGGCCGCCTGGTGCCCGCGCGCATGCTCGCCCGCCCGTTCATCTCGGCGCCATCGGTGCCGATTGCCCAGCCTGAAGGCGATGGCGACCGCAACGCGATCCCGCTGTACCAAACGGGCGCAAGCGACATCGACATGCACTTCATCAGCGAAATGCCGTTCCGCACTTCGGCAATGCGCTCGCTGGGTGCCCACATCAATGTGTTTGCCATCGAGGCCTGCCTGGACGAACTGGCGGCGCAGGCAGGCGTGGATGCCATCGAGTTCCGCCTGAGCCACCTCACCGACCCAAGGGCCCGCGCCGTGGTCGAACGGGCCCGCGATGAATTCGCCTGGCCACGGCGTTCGTCTGCACCGGGCACGGGCATCGGCCTGGGCTTCGCCCGCTACAAGAACATCATGGGCTACTGCGCGGTGGCAGTGGAAATCCAGGTGCATCCGCAAACCGGCGAGATCGAGATTCAGCGGGTGGTCACGGCGGTGGACGTCGGGCAGATCGTCAATCCCGATGGGCTGCGCAACCAGGTCGAGGGCGGCATCGTCCAGTCGAGCAGCTGGACGCTCTACGAGGCGGTCAGTTATGACCCCGGTGGGGTACGCAGCTATGACTGGAGTGGCTATCCGATCCTGCGCTTCCCGCAACTTCCGAAACACGTGGAAGTGCACCTGATCGACCAGCCTGGCCAACCCTTCCTGGGTGCAGCCGAAATCGTCCAGGGCCCGATGGCGGCAGCCCTGGGTAACGCAGTGGCGGATGCCACCGGCCAGCGCCGGCTGGCGCTGCCGCTGACCCGCAAGGCGTGA
- a CDS encoding (2Fe-2S)-binding protein, with the protein MSNVNLTVNGKLHSLDIDPDMPLLYALRNHLELNGAKYGCGLGQCGACTVIVDDQPVFSCVTPCAGMQGRNVRTVESLGTPERPGPLQQAFIDTQAAQCGYCIAGMIMRAQALLEHNPQPDVATIRAHMATNLCRCGTHLRIIEAITRVVENGGLHVVHN; encoded by the coding sequence ATGAGCAACGTGAACCTTACAGTCAACGGCAAGCTGCACAGCCTGGATATCGATCCGGATATGCCGCTGCTCTATGCCTTGCGCAACCACCTGGAACTCAACGGCGCCAAGTATGGCTGCGGGCTGGGCCAGTGCGGTGCCTGTACCGTCATCGTCGACGACCAGCCGGTATTCTCCTGCGTGACCCCGTGTGCCGGCATGCAAGGCCGCAACGTGCGCACCGTCGAGAGCCTGGGCACGCCTGAACGGCCAGGCCCGCTGCAACAAGCCTTCATCGATACCCAGGCCGCGCAATGTGGCTACTGCATCGCCGGGATGATCATGCGCGCCCAGGCCCTGCTGGAGCACAATCCGCAGCCCGACGTAGCCACCATCCGCGCGCACATGGCCACCAACCTGTGTCGCTGCGGCACGCATCTGCGAATCATCGAAGCGATCACCCGCGTCGTCGAAAACGGTGGCCTGCATGTCGTTCACAACTGA